A genomic region of Nitrosopumilaceae archaeon contains the following coding sequences:
- a CDS encoding GDP-mannose dehydrogenase, with protein MQSKDVVAGLGEIGMPIMKLISKSIPTIGYDKNEKLVDSKKHEKFVNLKTRLLHICIPFSDKFPQDVVNLSKRFSPEGIVIHSTISPGTTKKIQSLLSIPVMYSATRGVHKRMLNDLRRYTKFYAIEEDAPRRSWAITSYEELMKKSKVKTKRMSKPISLELAKIVVDTSYYGWLINYAQLSKMIAIKNQVDYDEMWSFADEIHKFLGNRPKMFPGFIGGHCVIPNLDLIQDDTLNLIKEINLDYSKILKKRQK; from the coding sequence TTGCAAAGTAAAGATGTTGTAGCAGGATTAGGAGAAATAGGAATGCCAATCATGAAGTTAATTTCAAAAAGCATTCCAACAATTGGGTATGATAAAAATGAAAAACTAGTTGACAGCAAGAAACATGAAAAATTTGTAAATCTCAAGACACGTCTTTTGCACATTTGTATTCCATTTTCAGATAAATTTCCACAAGATGTTGTCAATTTATCAAAAAGATTCTCACCTGAAGGTATAGTCATTCATAGTACAATTAGCCCTGGTACCACAAAAAAAATTCAATCACTACTATCTATTCCTGTAATGTACAGTGCAACTAGGGGAGTGCATAAGAGAATGTTAAATGATCTAAGGCGTTATACCAAGTTTTATGCAATAGAGGAAGATGCACCAAGGCGAAGCTGGGCAATCACTTCATATGAAGAACTAATGAAAAAGTCTAAAGTTAAAACAAAAAGAATGTCAAAACCAATATCACTAGAGCTTGCAAAGATTGTAGTTGATACTTCATACTATGGGTGGCTAATCAATTATGCACAACTCAGCAAGATGATTGCAATCAAGAACCAGGTAGATTATGATGAAATGTGGTCTTTTGCAGATGAAATTCATAAATTCCTAGGAAACAGGCCAAAGATGTTTCCTGGATTTATTGGAGGCCATTGCGTTATTCCAAATCTTGATCTAATCCAAGATGATACCTTAAATCTCATAAAAGAGATAAATTTAGATTATTCCAAAATACTCAAAAAACGTCAAAAATAG
- a CDS encoding MG2 domain-containing protein, whose product MKLDLLIITGIVIMFAISLPAAYSEMHASQNKITLVVKYSDHTRIGYSFFINAKVFYTNQNPGAKFDQYYGFISNAKITAKILDPNGVQVKSFSGLTDNHGYYYQTFRIADNTRLGKYSVVVYAQSGDSTDSKKLVLFIQHKPY is encoded by the coding sequence ATGAAACTAGACCTTTTAATCATCACAGGTATAGTAATCATGTTTGCAATATCATTACCTGCTGCATATTCTGAAATGCATGCATCTCAAAATAAAATCACTCTAGTGGTAAAATATTCTGATCATACCAGAATTGGATACTCTTTTTTCATAAATGCCAAAGTTTTCTATACAAATCAAAACCCTGGAGCAAAGTTTGACCAATACTATGGTTTTATTTCTAATGCCAAAATAACAGCCAAGATTTTAGATCCTAATGGGGTGCAAGTAAAGTCATTTTCAGGACTGACAGATAATCATGGCTATTATTATCAAACCTTTAGAATTGCTGACAACACTCGTCTAGGTAAATATTCTGTTGTTGTATATGCACAATCAGGAGATTCCACAGACAGTAAAAAGCTAGTACTGTTCATACAGCACAAACCATACTAA
- a CDS encoding winged helix-turn-helix domain-containing protein, protein MKYRSRSDITAMILDSARTGASKTKIMYKAYLSYAQVIEYLKYLQQNDLLAYEEGTQVYRPTEKGLKFLNLTNELTEMTVVASSKNYNML, encoded by the coding sequence ATGAAATATAGAAGTAGATCAGATATCACTGCAATGATCTTAGACTCGGCAAGAACAGGGGCTTCAAAAACAAAGATAATGTACAAGGCATATCTATCGTATGCACAGGTTATAGAATACCTGAAATATTTACAGCAAAACGACCTGCTGGCATATGAAGAAGGTACCCAAGTTTACAGGCCAACTGAAAAGGGATTGAAATTCTTGAATCTGACAAATGAACTAACTGAAATGACAGTTGTTGCCAGCTCAAAGAACTACAACATGTTGTAG